The following proteins are co-located in the Cutaneotrichosporon cavernicola HIS019 DNA, chromosome: 3 genome:
- a CDS encoding uncharacterized protein (Carboxylesterase family) — protein MDQPVVQTSHGTVLGTTTDGITRFLGIPYADAERFESPTPTSWEGELDATLFGPPSPQRPYPNRLGDLLAPVPGLPSECRDDILRLNIWAPLRLPSSSPPLSSTSHPSSAPPLSPTSHPVLLWLHGGALERGSPAQPGNSGVAFARNGIVFVSPTYRLGVEGWSSFAPNLGLEDVAAALQWVYNNIGAFGGDPNRISVKGESAGGVLTACLLAKENTLPLISRAIIMSAPLQVEPSCTATRGVAKQLNIPETKEAFMTKSVAQVLDARARQVSIQGDSVLSGAPIFRVVLDPPTLPTSPHLILPALKIPIMIGTTTEEYKLFLSPSELEDIGWLKLYGAGWWLGGLRAVRALWTHFASYGEVFGQLVSDVGMRKPADSLASARQEGETWVYEFAHAGPLGAAHATELPFVFDALASPDGLAFGGGPQELAEEMHAAWVRFVKGEAPWEAYGTERMVRVFGGDANEWARTHRVRRADVLDALP, from the coding sequence ATGGACCAGCCAGTCGTCCAGACCTCGCACGGCACTGTGCTCGGCACCACTACTGACGGAATCACTAGGTTCCTCGGCATCCCGTATGCGGACGCCGAGCGGTTCGAGTCGCCAACCCCCACATCATGGGAGGGTGAGCTGGACGCGACCTTGTTCGGCCCACCCAGCCCACAACGACCCTACCCCAACCGACTAGGGGACCTGCTTGCGCCAGTCCCCGGCCTCCCATCCGAGTGTCGTGACGACATCCTGCGCCTGAACATCTGGGCCCCGCTGCGGCTgccatcctcatcaccacccctctcctccacctcccacccatCCTCAGCACcacccctctcccccacctcccacccagTCCTCCTCTGGCTACACGGtggcgccctcgagcgcggctcTCCCGCGCAACCAGGAAATTCTGGAGTCGCCTTTGCCCGCAATGGCATCGTCTTCGTCTCGCCCACTTACCGCTTGGGAGTGGAGGGCTGGTCATCCTTTGCCCCGAATCTGGGACTCGAGGACGTGGCCGCCGCTCTGCAGTGGGTGTATAACAATATTGGCGCGTTTGGCGGCGACCCGAACCGCATCTCTGTAAAAGGTGAAAGCGCGGGCGGTGTTCTCACTGCCTGCCTCCTAGCAAAAGAAAACACGCTGCCGTTAATCTCACGCGCAATCATCATGTCGGCGCCGTTGCAAGTCGAACCTTCCTGCACGGCCACGAGGGGCGTTGCGAAACAGCTCAACATCCCAGAGACTAAAGAGGCGTTCATGACCAAGAGCGTGGCACAAGTCCTCGATGCACGCGCAAGACAAGTGTCGATACAGGGAGATAGCGTGCTCTCTGGCGCGCCGATCTTtcgcgtcgtcctcgacccccctaccctccccacctcaccccacctcatcctccctGCTCTCAAGATACCAATCATGATCGGCACCACCACGGAAGAGTACAagctcttcctctctccctctgAACTAGAGGATATTGGCTGGCTCAAGCTCTACGGCGCGGGATGGTGGCTTGGTGGTCTGAGGGCTGTGCGTGCGCTCTGGACACATTTTGCGAGTTATGGCGAGGTGTTTGGACAACTGGTTAGTGATGTGGGGATGCGGAAGCCTGccgactcgctcgccagCGCTAGGCAAGAGGGAGAAACGTGGGTGTACGAGTTCGCCCATGCTGGCCCACTTGGCGCGGCACATGCCACTGAACTGCCCTTTGTCTTTGACGCTCTGGCGTCACCTGACGGGCTTGCTTTTGGGGGCGGGCCACAGGAGCTCGCGGAAGAGATGCACGCTGCGTGGGTGCGGTTCGTGAAAGGCGAAGCGCCATGGGAGGCGTATGGGACGGAGAGGATGGTCAGGGTGTTTGGCGGAGACGCAAATGAGTGGGCGCGTACCCACCGGGTGCGCCGAGCAGATGTGCTCGACGCTCTACCGTAA
- the GCD11 gene encoding uncharacterized protein (Initiation factor eIF2 gamma, C terminal), whose translation MAAVNDTTAAFAAGDSDLNAQEVNVDLTQLTALSPEVISKQATINIGTIGHVAHGKSSTVRAISGVQTVRFKNELERNITIKLGYANAKIYKCRNPACPPPTCYRSYPSSKELNPKCERPGCDGRMELIRHVSFVDCPGHDILMATMLTGAAVMNGALLLIAGNESCPQPQTGEHLAALEIIGIDPHNIVILQNKMDLVRESEALEHSEQIRRFVEGTTARLAPIIPVSAQLRFNIDAVVQAIAQIAPPKYDFTADPRMVVIRSFDVNKPGATVDELKGGVAGGSILQGVFKVGMEVEIRPGIITRDASGTCTCRPLKSKIVSLYAEQNQLQFAVPGGLIGAGTLVDPALCRADRLLGMVMSAVGKGPSIYTEIKAEVFLLRRLLGVRTEDTKKARVSKVVVGETLFINIGASQTGGRIQNIKGAMVTIALTTPACAEKGEKIALSRRIDKHWRLIGWGEVKSGGVLAEVRED comes from the exons ATGGCCGCCGTCAACGACACGACGGCCGCGTTTGCGGCCGGCGACTCGGATCTCAATGCCCAGGAGGTCAACGTCGACCTTACCCAGCTCACTGCGCTCTCGCCCGAGGTCATCTCGAAGCAGGCCACT atcAACATCGGCACAATCGGACACGTCGCGCACGGAAAGTCGTCAACCGTGCGCGCCATCTCGGGCGTGCAGACTGTCCGGTTCAagaacgagctcgagcgtaACATTACCATCAAGCTTGGCTACGCGAATGCCAAG ATCTACAAGTGCAGGAACCCCGCCTGCCCGCCCCCCACCTGCTACCGTTCCTACCCGTCGTCCAAGGAGCTCAACCCCAAGTGCGAGCGCCCAGGCTGCGACGGCCGCATGGAACTCATCAGGCATGTCTCGTTCGTCGATTGTCCGGGACACGATATCCTCATGGCAACCATGCTTACCGGTGCCGCCGTCATGAACGGCGCCCTGCTCCTGATTGCTGGTAACGAGTCGTGCCCGCAGCCCCAAACAGGCGAGCACCTTGCCGCGCTTGAGATAATTGGCATCGACCCCCACAACATTGTCATCCTCCAAAACAAGATGGACTTGGtgcgcgagagcgaggcgctcgagcactCGGAGCAGATTCGCCGCTTCGTCGAGGGCACGACTGCCAGGCTCGCACCCATCATCCCTGTGTCCGCCCAGCTCCGCTTCAACATTGACGCTGTCGTGCAGGCGATTGCGCAGATTGCGCCGCCCAAGTACGACTTCACCGCCGACCCACGCATGGTCGTCATTCGTTCCTTTGACGTCAACAAGCCGGGTGCgacggtcgacgagctcaagggtGGTGTGGCTGGTGGCTCCATTCTCCAGGGTGTGTTCAAGGTGGGgatggaggtcgagatCCGTCCCGGTATCATCACCCGTGACGCGAGCGGCACGTGCACGTGCAGGCCCCTCAAGTCGAAGATTGTGTCGTTGTATGCCGAGCAGAACCAGCTCCAGTTCGCCGTCCCAGGTGGTCTCATTGGTGCCGGTACGCTCGTGGACCCTGCGCTCTGCCGTGCCGACCGCCTGCTCGGCATGGTCATGAGTGCAGTCGGCAAGGGACCGTCCATCTACACTgagatcaaggccgaggtcttcctcctccgccgcctgtTAGGTGTGCGTACCGAGGACACGAAGAAGGCGCGTGTATCCAAGGTCGTTGTCGGCGAGACGCTCTTCATCAACATTGGTGCTTCGCAGACTGGTGGCCGCATCCAGAACATCAAGGGTGCAATGGTCACGATTGCGCTCACCACCCCTGCGTGTgccgagaagggcgagaagaTTGCCCTTTCGCGCCGTATCGACAAGCACTGGCGTCTCATTGGCTGGGGTGAGGTCAAGAGCGGCGGtgtgctcgccgaggtgcgcgaggaCTAG
- the FHL1 gene encoding uncharacterized protein (FORKHEAD), producing MSGPGPGTAPIQPPPPSLAALPVDTSKTDPKPAYYKLQFGDETTGFSYYVRTLSVVIGRNVERPHVSPAPPLASFGIDFPFWEGSLVTPPTPALDAAALALDPDALAVAQERERGAEMEVIEEVKEEMMDIDKAALSPPPASAATPAPASASPPGIASESPAPASASPAQAAASPVPSAKAASPDNAPVAYASPSAPVALTSPLAQGPSDTTPAPADTTPVPTSSTPAPAPASASATPAPDEPTSAPVSAELTPAPADLSASATPAPPIPPASSPSDPSLGLDLSMALLDTDLLDIKPDFGDLLSFDGVDVIQPPPPPPSARPAPVLLEHVDVDLGPLKSVSRNHAKIEYNSDCGQFCLEIRGRNGAWVDDRFFVKGSIVPLIQGSMIQIATRIFSFVLPPSPESSPPVQAVSDALDSGYPYDQLPYPYNLPPEEVGYAEFYGEAGPGPATAAALAARIPTFNAFTASDGYGLNDSGRYDDQDWVDEWESGQSENNESSDSDDDDDDDDEEEEEYVRPIPKIRLRTRRVVIPEDDEDDESSLSELPSEPEPEPEPEPEPAPTPKKKKKKEAVKAEPASPPQQPQRAGKAPKKGAKGVKAPSLVLKPPAKKGKAAKDEAMDIDSPTPEPVQTTPKKKKKDKAPKESKKKAVVMEKPSDKVEKIVKAEVSVPKPAQVAPVAPPAQPAPPARVGLALPTVKTEPKPVVQAQPAAPTLAAAMAQPPPTLAAAAQAPPQPATLAAAQAQAVRPAGAPGAPIPAPGAPGVRPPQPAMVRPPGPGVRPPPHGLALPTVRPPQPGAPGQPGVPGTMQARPGMVVRPGMPGQPIPGQHPGMVRPPGAPGALPPGVRPQPGMMVRPGMPGAPVRPPMRPPPGRGQQVNAPVDTPRPYYISELNDNPARPGHILCSVPIPPSGAGPRNPPTTIRGLDGLPFIGPSPLKPTLTFASVIYTALVNLPRGRGTLGEVCNWVAGEWEWFRLNPEAGWQNSIRHNLSLNKAFLKVPRIPEDDPESKGSVWILDPEEGPLFEEKQRRDAAKNEGKAKNAEEKRLRERLKAEERARKQREREIAAAQQAQVARGLPPGARPRPPMSAAKTLGKERLPVIIRPLDAAMRAKSIIDKVDANGLPLPFVCDGAQLILDQATFGHLTSDITDKLFKLGAKAAVDVLANWVMNKQKKPQPAVRPPAHGAAGVPARPPPAGTAAGSAPTAARPPAAAATAAARPPAPAAGAAKIGPAPPGANLTQVISMIAKVANARGDVNAVGPNAAALLRYIRVVGVQIDVPLATRIWQTGIVPPLPAKKVNGKPGAPPVRPGGPAGVRPPAAAGTAVRPPAPGAAPGVHAPAPAGAAALGVRPPAPAGTTGAVRPPNGVPNGVARPPAPATQAGAVSQAAVTQPQAAAPTRVAQPVQQSPTVARPPAQPPQPTAVSVPTPAPPQPAPATATAPPTPTLAPPQTPANPGIKRAFEQGPGQPAPVPPTANGTPAVAAAIEDPSAKKPRLDVAPAA from the exons ATGTCCGGGCCGGGGCCGGGCACCGCGCCAATACAACCGCCCCCGCCGAGTCTAGCTGCGCTCCCGGTCGACACGAGCAAGACTGACCCAAAGCCCGCGTATTACAAGCTCCAGTTTGGCGACGAGACAACCGGGTTCAGCTACTATGTCCGCACGCTCAGTGTTGTCATTGGGCGCAATGTT GAACGACCACACGTGtcccccgcgccgccgctcgcgaGCTTTGGTATCGACTTCCCGTTTTGGGAGGGCAGCCTCGTGacgccgcccacgccggCGCTGGACGCTgcggccctcgccctcgacccGGACGCACTGGCTGTTGCCCAGGAGAGGGAAAGGGGAGCTGAAATGGAGGTGATagaggaggtcaaggaggagatgatggaCATCGACAAAGCCGCGTTgtcccctcctccagcgTCAGCAGCGACCCCAGCGCCTGCTTCTGCGTCTCCACCGGGCATCGCGTCTGAGTCTCCAGCACCGGCTTCTGCGTCTCCAGCACAAGCCGCTGCTTCTCCAGTGCCATCCGCAAAGGCTGCGTCTCCCGATAACGCGCCTGTCGCGTACGCTTCCCCCTCTGCACCGGTCGCTTTAACATCCCCCCTGGCCCAGGGCCCCTCCGACACTACCCCCGCACCCGCCGACACTACCCCCGTtccaacctcctccactcccgCTCCTGCACCTGCATCCGCGTCTGCCACCCCCGCGCCTGATGAGCCCACCTCAGCGCCTGTCTCTGCCGAGCTCACCCCCGCTCCTGCTGACCTATCGGCCTCAGCTACGCCCGCACCCCCCATTCCCCCCGCCTCCAGCCCTTCAGACCCAtccctcggcctcgacctctcgatggccctcctcgacacggACTTGCTCGACATTAAGCCCGACTTTGGCGACCTGCTGAGCTTCGACGGAGTTGACGTCATCCAgcccccgcccccaccgccctcggcgcgccCGGCGCCTGtgctgctcgagcacgtcgacgtcgacctcggcccGCTCAAGAGCGTGTCGCGCAATCACGCCAAGATCGAATACAACAGCGATTGCGGGCAGTTTTGCCTCGAGATCCGCGGGCGGAACGGTGCTTGGGTCGACGACAGGTTCTTTGTCAAGGGGTCCATCGTCCCGCTGATACAGGG GTCCATGATCCAGATCGCGACGCGCATCTTCTCCTTTgtcctccctccctcgccagagagctcgccgcccgtTCAGGCTGTCTCGGACGCCTTGGATAGCGGGTACCCGTACGACCAGTTGCCGTACCCTTACAACCTCCCGCCCGAGGAGGTGGGTTACGCCGAGTTCTACGGCGAGGCTGGACCTGGGCCTGCCACCGCGGCGGCTCTGGCCGCGCGCATCCCGACGTTCAACGCGTTCACAGCGAGTGATGGGTACGGCCTGAACGACTCTGGTCGTTATGACGATCAGGACTGGGTCGATGAGTGGGAGTCGGGACAGTCGGAGAACAACGAGAGcagcgactcggacgacgacgacgacgatgacgacgaggaggaggaggagtaTGTGCGTCCTATCCCGAAGATTCGCCTCCGAACACGCCGCGTTGTGATCCCtgaggatgatgaagacgacgagtcgtCCCTATCTGAGTTGCCCAGCGAACCAGAGCCAGAACCAGAACCggagcccgagcccgcACCCACaccgaagaagaagaagaagaaagaggccgtcaaggccgagccTGCGTCGCCACCGCAACAGCCGCAGAGGGCTGGCAAGGCGCCGAAGAAGGGCGCGAAGGGGGTCAAGGCGCCGAGCCTCGTGCTCAAACCGCCggcgaagaagggcaaggcggccaaggacgaggcgatggATATTGACTCGCCAACGCCCGAGCCGGTACAGACGacgccgaagaagaagaagaaggacaaggcgcCGAAGGAgtcgaagaagaaggcggtgGTGATGGAGAAGCCTTCGGATAAAGTGGAGAAGATTGTGAAGGCCGAGGTGTCAGTGCCGAAGCCGGCACAGGTGGCACCCGTGGCCCCGCCTGCACAACCAGCACCACCCGCACgcgtcggccttgcgctACCCACTGTCAAGACCGAGCCGAAACCGGTCGTGCAGGCGCAACCTGCTGCGCCGACCCTCGCTGCCGCGATGGCTCAACCGCCTCCCACACTCGCCGCAGCAGCACAGGCACCTCCTCAACCGGCAACACTAGCTGCAGCACAAGCGCAGGCTGTACGTCCGGCCGGAGCGCCTGGCGCTCCAATCCCGGCTCCCGGTGCCCCTGGGGTGCGCCCACCACAACCAGCCATGGTACGCCCGCCAGGGCCCGGTGtccgccctcctccacacggccttgcgcttcccACCGTCCGTCCTCCGCAACCGGGTGCCCCTGGCCAACCAGGGGTTCCTGGTACGATGCAGGCGCGTCCTGGGATGGTCGTCCGCCCTGGGATGCCCGGCCAACCCATCCCTGGGCAACACCCGGGAATGGTGCGCCCGCCCGGAGCGCCTGGCGCTCTGCCTCCAGGAGTGCGCCCTCAGCCCGGCATGATGGTGCGACCTGGGATGCCTGGCGCACCTGTGCGCCCGCCGATGAGGCCACCACCAGGACGCGGCCAGCAGGTAAATGCGCCCGTCGACACACCCAGGCCGTACTACATCTCTGAGCTGAATGACAATCCCGCGCGACCGGGACACATATTGTGCTCGGTCCCGATCCCGCCATCGGGCGCAGGTCCACGCAACCCGCCGACCACGATCCGTGGCCTGGACGGGCTACCGTTCATCGGGCCATCTCCGCTCAAGCCGACACTCACCTTCGCATCAGTAATCTACACCGCGCTCGTCAACTTAcctcgcggacgaggaaCGCTGGGTGAGGTGTGCAACTGGGTCGCgggcgagtgggagtggtTCCGCCTCAACCCCGAGGCCGGGTGGCAGAACTCGATCCGCCACAACCTGTCACTAAACAAGGCTTTCCTTAAGGTTCCCCGAATTCCTGAGGACGACCCGGAAAGCAAGGGCAGTGTGTGGATTCTGGATCCCGAGGAGGGTCCGCTCTTTGAGGAGAagcagcggcgcgacgcAGCCAAGaacgagggcaaggccaagaacgccgaggagaagcgcctccgcgagcgcctcaaggccgaggagcgtgcACGCAAGCAGCGTGAGAGAGAaatcgccgccgcgcagcaAGCACAGGTGGCGCGCGGCTTGCCTCCGGGAGCGAGACCGCGCCCGCCGATGAGCGCGGCAAAGACACTCGGAAAGGAGCGCTTGCCCGTCATCATCCGACCACTCGACGCAGCCATGCGTGCCAAGAGCATCATTGACAAGGTCGATGCCAACGGCTTACCCCTCCCCTTCGTATGCGATGGCGCCCAGCTCATCCTGGACCAGGCGACGTTCGGGCACCTAACCTCGGACATTACGGACAAGCTATTCAAACTGGGCGCCAAGGCGGCAGTagacgtcctcgccaactgGGTCATGAACAAGCAGAAGAAACCTCAGCCAGCTGTACGCCCTCCCGCCCACGGCGCCGCTGGTGTCCCTgcccgtcctcctcccgcaGGTACAGCGGCAGGCTCCGCACCCACAGCAGCTCGTccacccgccgccgccgccaccgccgccgcccgcccTCCAGCGCCCGCGGCAGGAGCAGCCAAGATCGGGCCCGCACCCCCTGGCGCAAACCTGACCCAAGTCATCTCCATGATCGCAAAGGTCGCCAACGCGCGTGGTGACGTAAACGCCGTCGGACCAAACGCCGCCGCATTGTTGCGATACatccgcgtcgtcggcgtacAGATCGACGTACCGCTCGCCACGCGCATCTGGCAGACGGGCATCGTCCCCCCCTTGCCGGCCAAGAAGGTTAACGGTAAGCCTGGTGCACCTCCGGTAAGGCCTGGCGGGCCGGCTGGTGTCAGGCCTCCAGCGGCAGCTGGGACAGCCGTACGTCCTCCCGCACCGGGGGCGGCACCAGGGGTACATGCTCCTGCTCCGGCTGGAGCCGCAGCGCTGGGAGTGCGTCCCCCTGCACCAGCAGGGACGACTGGAGCCGTTAGGCCACCGAACGGCGTGCCTAATGGTGTTGCGCGTCCGCCCGCGCCTGCAACTCAGGCTGGCGCGGTGTCCCAGGCGGCAGTCACTCAACcccaggccgccgcgccgactcGTGTGGCGCAGCCTGTCCAACAGTCGCCAACCGTCGCACGACCTCCAGCCCAGCCGCCCCAACCCACGGCAGTGTCGGTGCCAACCCCTGCCCCGCCCCAGCCCGCGCCAGCTACAGCTACAGCGCCGCCCACCCCAACTCTCGCCCCACCCCAGACCCCAGCCAACCCCGGGATTAAGCGCGCGTTCGAGCAGGGCCCCGGCCAACCCGCCCCTGTCCCTCCGACGGCCAACGGCACTCCGGCCGTCGCAGCCGCAATAGAGGACCCCAGTGCCAAGAAGCCGCGCCTTGACGTCGCTCCGGCAGCTTGA
- a CDS encoding uncharacterized protein (RTC4-like domain): MFGNNDSTPKAERSGYESPDPLALNPGDFEYDGNTVVTPTKPVGTKKVKALATVSTLKANQPFMGTGHDRRSPSPLPPPPSKGNAVPRRERRQASPHESPLKKARTSKASASESSRSKLGKAVPKGKCKPLSSKKVDRFPTPSPIDLLCSQESLDPNTWFDNLQAADDKKWDELKYNALNPTANPCRVESSADEDEFKQLEERDLEEYKRMRRLRKKQTQKQSYADSFFENAPQMAEETRRRRSLEARSIALAETVQFAPKEREVGEDELYCAHFKNHRNLCLYCSEPLPVSPSAELRALQLRYASITNLSFRQTVTLCTMHRAETTIIPLGLRDGFPKDIDFEDVDRRLESGWIAVRLKKVAANPKLSKFYRRAKKEINQMGIAAWKDVAHQSNDTVLSHAQPGYYGDLGRAIMIRHFQNLILWRYLKLGSDTAPLPETDFIVTVLVPEAAVLLTMEDKGWDISLPPKGEEWDKARAEAMEICRRAGRYGYWKFREDGDKGRLMLERIDQAASKKRRRLEATRQAVSAEIDRKIQAEKVQVVKDAILVASSDTEQPDDSDWGDEVWEDADAVAQAAAAVDRRAAVQRQDSDATPQPKRRPLSPRKLESTPRPMKSGRLLKKASQISQASSAGYDEGWDDQFVLSIDV, from the exons ATGTTCGGCAATAACGACTCTACGCCCAAGGCAGAACGGTCAGGTTATGAGTCACCCGACCCGCTGGCGTTGAATCCCGGAGACTTCGAGTACGATGGGAACACAGTGGTGACCCCGACCAAGCCTGTAGGGACGAAGAAAGTCAAGGCGTTAGCGACCGTGTCGACGCTCAAGGCCAACCAGCCGTTCATGGGAACGGGACATGACCggcgctcgccctcgccgttgcctccgccgccgagtAAGGGAAACGCAGTTCCGCGACGAGAACGACGACAAGCATCCCCCCACGAGTCGCCACTAAAGAAGGCGAGAACGAGCaaggcgagcgcgtccgaGTCCTCCAGGagcaagctcggcaaggccgTTCCCAAAGGCAAGTGCAAGCCTCTCAGCAGCAAGAAAGTGGACCGCTTCCCTACGCCTTCCCCCATCGATCTGCTGTGTTCACAGGAGTCGCTGGACCCCAATACGTGGTTCGACAACCTACAggcggccgacgacaagaAGTGGGATGAGTTAAAGTACAACGCACTCAACCCCACAGCCAACCCCTGCCGGGTGGAGTCaagcgccgacgaggacgaattcaagcagctcgaggagcgcgacctgGAGGAGTACAAGCGGATGAGAAGATTACGCAAGAAGCAAACCCAGAAGCAGAGCTATGCCGACAGCTTCTTCGAGAACGCACCACAGATGGCAGAAGAgactcgccgacgacgctcgCTCGAGGCCAGGTCAATCGC GCTCGCCGAGACGGTCCAGTTTGCGCCGAAAGAGCGGGAAGTGGGAGAAGATGAGCTTTATTGTG CGCACTTCAAGAACCACCGTAACCTCTGTCTGTACTGCTCCGAGCCGCTACCTGTGTCGCCGTCAGCGGAGCTCCGCGCGCTGCAGCTACGGTACGCCTCTATCACGAACCTCTCCTTCCGCCAGACAGTCACCCTGTGCACGATGCACCGTGCCGAGACAACGATCATCCCTCTTGGCCTGCGCGACGGCTTTCCCAAGGACATTGATTTCGAAGACGTCGACCGGCGGCTCGAGAGTGGCTGGATCGCCGTTCGGCTCAAGAAAGTCGCCGCGAACCCGAAGCTCTCCAAGTTCTATCGCCGCGCAAAGAAGGAGATCAACCAGATGGGCATTGCGGCATGGAAGGATGTCGCGCACCAGAGCAACGATACCGTGCTGTCTCACGCGCAGCCTGGCTA TTACGGCGATCTTGGGCGAGCCATTATGATTCGGCATTTCCAGAACCTGATTCTCTGGCGCTATCTCAAACTCGGGTCTGACACGGCGCCCCTCCCCGAAACAGACTTTATCGTCACCGTCCTCGTACCAGAGGCGGCTGTTCTCCTAACAATGGAGGACAAGGGATGGGACATCTCACTTCCTCCCAAGGGGGAAGAGTGGGACAAAGCGCGTGCTGAGGCAATGGAGATCTGCCGGCGCGCGGGCCGTTATGGGTACTGGAAGTTCCGAGAGGACGGAGACAAGGGGCGGCTTATGCTCGAGCGCATTGACCAGGCGGCGTCTAAGAAGCGGCGTCGCCTCGAAGCTACACGCCAGGCAGTCAGCGCAGAGATAGATCGCAAGATCCAAGCCGAAAAGGTGCAGGTGGTGAAAGACGCAatcctcgtcgccagcagCGACACCGAGCAGCCGGACGACAGCGATTggggcgacgaggtgtgGGAGGATGCCGATGCGGTCGCGcaagcggcggcggcagtggATCGGAGAGCAGCCGTGCAGCGGCAGGATTCCGACGCGACGCCTCAGCCCAAGCGGCGTCCGTTGTCACCACGCAAGTTGGAGAGCACGCCACGCCCGATGAAATCGGGCAGGCTGCTCAAGAAAGCGAGTCAGATTTCGCAGGCGAGCAGTGCGGGATACGACGAAGGATGGGACGACCAGTTTGTGCTGAGCATCGACGTGTGA